The Polynucleobacter necessarius genome has a window encoding:
- a CDS encoding SUMF1/EgtB/PvdO family nonheme iron enzyme → MAFDLFLYIADLIEKKYNKYFMHHSSADDYLLYFPHPPASTLSQWLEESNRITRHILENIPAADHIVPQLHILNPPLWEFGHLTWFHEFWVHRGGQVSNPSFMVDADHLFNSSEIAHEDRWSTPMPSLDSLLEYNLNVISSTQELLCKPIDNKAAYFIQPSIFHQDMHNEAFAYMWQTMGRPMPFLPLSDRSLSNENKQTWIHFPESSLEADSHQGSGFIFDNEKWAHTINAPSFDISSSPVTNAEYLTYLESASNLSQLEPAAPPKHWKKEDGLWFERFFDEWLPLDPLSAVRHINYFDAQHYCKVNGLRLPNEHELTILISQKSTAWQPSHLWEWTSSPFSPFPGFSPDPCTDYSLPWFNGKYQVLKGGSLYTPDRLKRAAFRNFYQPNRSDHFCGFRTCLL, encoded by the coding sequence ATGGCATTTGATTTATTTTTGTATATAGCAGATTTAATTGAGAAAAAATATAACAAATACTTTATGCATCATTCTTCGGCTGACGATTACCTACTCTACTTTCCACATCCACCAGCGTCCACGTTATCGCAGTGGCTAGAGGAAAGTAACCGCATTACACGCCATATTCTGGAGAATATTCCAGCGGCAGATCATATAGTTCCGCAGCTTCATATTTTGAATCCCCCTCTCTGGGAATTCGGTCACTTAACTTGGTTTCATGAGTTTTGGGTTCATCGTGGGGGCCAGGTAAGCAATCCCTCATTCATGGTTGACGCTGATCATTTGTTTAATTCTTCAGAAATTGCACATGAAGATCGCTGGTCAACTCCAATGCCCTCGCTAGATAGTCTTCTGGAATACAACCTCAATGTGATAAGCAGCACCCAAGAGTTACTGTGTAAACCAATCGACAATAAAGCTGCCTACTTTATTCAGCCGTCGATTTTTCATCAGGATATGCACAATGAAGCGTTTGCCTATATGTGGCAAACCATGGGTCGCCCCATGCCATTTTTACCCCTCTCTGATAGAAGTTTGTCCAATGAAAATAAGCAAACTTGGATTCATTTTCCAGAATCATCATTAGAGGCTGACTCTCATCAGGGCTCTGGTTTCATTTTTGATAATGAAAAATGGGCCCATACTATTAATGCTCCCTCCTTCGACATATCTAGCAGCCCCGTCACGAATGCCGAATACCTCACCTACTTAGAGTCCGCCAGTAATCTTAGTCAGCTCGAACCAGCAGCGCCTCCCAAGCACTGGAAGAAAGAAGATGGCCTCTGGTTTGAACGATTCTTTGATGAATGGTTGCCCTTGGACCCCTTATCAGCAGTGCGTCATATTAATTATTTCGACGCTCAGCATTATTGCAAAGTAAATGGGCTACGTTTGCCCAATGAGCATGAGCTCACGATATTGATATCTCAAAAAAGCACAGCATGGCAGCCCTCACATTTATGGGAGTGGACCAGCAGTCCTTTTTCACCCTTTCCCGGATTTAGCCCCGATCCCTGCACAGATTATTCCCTGCCTTGGTTTAACGGTAAATATCAGGTTCTAAAAGGGGGTAGCCTCTATACGCCCGATCGATTAAAGAGAGCCGCATTTCGCAACTTTTATCAACCCAATAGAAGTGATCATTTTTGTGGCTTTCGTACGTGTTTACTCTAA
- the gorA gene encoding glutathione-disulfide reductase: MYDLVVIGAGSGGVRAARIASQNGAKVAIIEEYRMGGTCVIRGCVPKKLMVYASRFPIEFQEATRFGWAMGENKFNWAYLKEKRDSEVARLEDIYRTNLEKAGVEIFYGSARLLSTTQIAIDEGQIISAKTILIATGAQPVNDISIQGYELCIDSNDFFLLEEQPQRVLVQGAGYIALELACIFQNLGSKVSIVYRGQKILRGFDAELQTHLEEELLQSGLILHPERKIVKIQKVNNGLQVHLNDSTVIEVDAVLKAIGRKPKTQGLGLQALGVKLDQSGAITVDMHSRTSIPNIFAVGDVTNRVNLTPMAIREGHAFAETQFGNKQIVVDHSLIPTAVFTTPEIGTVGLTEEAALESHPELDVYTTRFRSMKAALSGHSSKIFMKLLVDRTNDRVLGFHALGPDTGEMAQLMGVAFQLKVTKASLDATLAVHPTAAEELVTMRNPTRQFNK, translated from the coding sequence ATGTATGACTTAGTCGTAATTGGAGCTGGTTCAGGCGGTGTGAGGGCGGCAAGAATTGCCTCACAAAATGGTGCAAAAGTTGCAATCATAGAAGAATATCGCATGGGTGGAACCTGTGTTATTCGTGGCTGCGTTCCTAAAAAACTCATGGTCTATGCCAGTCGATTCCCCATTGAGTTTCAGGAGGCCACTAGATTTGGATGGGCCATGGGCGAAAACAAATTTAACTGGGCATACTTAAAGGAGAAACGAGACAGCGAAGTTGCCCGACTGGAAGATATTTATCGGACCAACCTTGAGAAGGCCGGGGTCGAGATCTTTTACGGTAGCGCAAGACTCTTAAGCACGACTCAGATTGCAATTGATGAGGGTCAGATAATCAGCGCCAAAACTATTCTAATCGCAACTGGTGCGCAACCTGTAAATGATATTAGCATTCAAGGTTACGAGCTTTGCATCGACTCGAATGACTTCTTTTTATTAGAGGAACAGCCTCAGCGAGTCCTTGTACAGGGCGCTGGATACATCGCCTTAGAATTAGCTTGTATCTTTCAGAACCTTGGCTCAAAAGTATCCATTGTTTATCGTGGCCAAAAGATACTGCGGGGGTTCGACGCCGAGCTTCAAACTCATCTCGAAGAAGAGTTGCTGCAATCTGGATTAATACTTCACCCGGAGCGCAAGATTGTTAAGATTCAAAAAGTCAATAATGGGTTACAGGTGCACTTAAATGATAGTACCGTCATTGAGGTGGATGCTGTTCTCAAGGCAATTGGGCGAAAACCTAAAACTCAAGGTCTTGGTCTACAAGCTCTTGGTGTAAAACTTGATCAATCTGGTGCTATAACGGTCGATATGCATTCCCGCACTAGCATTCCAAATATTTTTGCAGTAGGTGACGTAACTAATCGCGTGAACCTTACGCCAATGGCTATCCGTGAAGGTCATGCCTTTGCAGAAACTCAATTTGGTAATAAACAAATAGTTGTCGACCATAGCTTAATACCGACCGCAGTCTTCACCACACCAGAAATCGGCACAGTCGGCCTAACAGAAGAGGCAGCATTAGAATCACATCCAGAGCTCGATGTCTACACTACCAGATTTAGGTCGATGAAAGCCGCCTTGTCTGGGCATAGCAGCAAAATATTTATGAAGCTATTAGTAGACCGTACAAATGACCGCGTACTTGGTTTTCATGCACTTGGCCCCGATACAGGCGAAATGGCTCAACTCATGGGTGTCGCCTTTCAGCTTAAGGTAACTAAAGCATCGCTGGATGCAACGCTTGCAGTACATCCGACAGCGGCAGAAGAATTAGTAACCATGCGAAACCCTACTAGACAATTTAATAAATAG
- a CDS encoding thioredoxin domain-containing protein yields the protein MRLILFCAEWCGSCREFKEHFNSINADGLSKVWLDIEDEASLINEINIDNLPTILAVSDDGHTYFFGEIPPNKTFLEKILQDISLGKLAPSTIPKPLADLVATIAKGCEANKGSA from the coding sequence ATGAGACTTATATTGTTTTGTGCTGAATGGTGTGGATCCTGCCGAGAATTTAAAGAGCACTTCAACTCCATAAATGCAGATGGATTATCAAAGGTATGGCTTGATATTGAAGATGAGGCATCACTAATTAATGAGATTAATATAGATAACCTACCAACAATTCTTGCCGTCTCAGATGATGGACATACTTATTTCTTCGGTGAAATTCCACCAAACAAAACGTTTCTCGAGAAAATCCTTCAAGATATTTCTCTTGGTAAACTAGCTCCAAGCACTATCCCTAAGCCCCTCGCAGACCTTGTTGCTACCATAGCAAAAGGGTGTGAAGCTAACAAGGGAAGCGCTTAA